From Watersipora subatra chromosome 2, tzWatSuba1.1, whole genome shotgun sequence, one genomic window encodes:
- the LOC137388267 gene encoding uncharacterized protein C3orf20-like, with the protein MLDKLHNDRNANRAHICMQSRSDPYRLFRYDMVTAYFDSNHTELVLLTRHNAVPGMFLIFQSERLIFCDHIFNSYGNAQNDFQKQLMDTRKLALKGFCLPRDFKFSPQKGRDGLRSPWGGQIGGAGVDKHGGPGITVPMPKIDDGTQSPDSVSTLECHIESIVAQTLALSSQLDMCEFSGEITLTTGNMYR; encoded by the exons ATGCTAGACAAACTGCATAATGATCGCAATGCCAACCGAGCTCACATATGTATGCAGTCACGCTCAGACCCCTACCGTCTCTTTAGATATGATATGGTCACGGCTTACTTTGACTCTAACCACACCGAGTTAGTACTTCTAACCAGACATAATGCTGTACCTGGCATGTTCCTA ATTTTCCAGTCGGAGCGGCTAATATTTTGTGATCACATATTCAATAGCTATGGAAATGCGCAAAATGACTTCCAAAAGCAGTTGATGGACACTCGTAAGCTCGCCCTCAAGGGTTTCTGTCTGCCCAGAGATTTTAAGTTCAG TCCACAAAAGGGAAGAGACGGCCTGAGGTCTCCGTGGGGTGGGCAGATCGGAGGTGCCGGAGTTGACAAGCATGGCGGTCCTGGTATTACTGTTCCGATGCCCAAAATAGACGATGGAACTCAGTCACCAGATTCTGTATCTACCTTGGAATGCCATATCGA GAGTATTGTTGCACAAACACTGGCTCTGTCATCTCAGCTAGACATGTGTGAGTTCAGTGGTGAGATCACCTTGACAACTGGAAACATGTACCgctga